In Sphingomonas crocodyli, a genomic segment contains:
- a CDS encoding DUF484 family protein, whose protein sequence is MGSVIDFEGGAVASMRRRVAEVEEANQDLIAFARGHSGAVSSIHQAVIAATDANGLDHLIHIVTQLWPDILGLDAVSVALFAGDKGLRADASGMQFVERRIVEKSVADIEGVVMRGVERGHPLFGPASELIRAEALIRLTAEAPLPGGVLALGQRRPQGFDTRAGSELLGFLGAMLSRMIGRWLLP, encoded by the coding sequence ATGGGAAGCGTGATCGATTTCGAAGGTGGGGCGGTGGCCTCGATGCGGCGTAGGGTCGCGGAGGTCGAGGAGGCGAATCAGGATCTGATCGCCTTCGCGCGCGGCCATTCGGGTGCGGTCTCGTCGATCCATCAGGCGGTGATCGCCGCGACCGATGCCAATGGCCTCGATCATCTCATCCATATCGTCACGCAGCTTTGGCCCGATATTCTCGGCCTCGATGCCGTGTCGGTGGCCCTGTTCGCGGGTGACAAGGGGCTGCGCGCAGATGCATCGGGGATGCAGTTCGTCGAGCGCCGCATCGTCGAAAAGTCGGTGGCCGATATCGAGGGCGTGGTGATGCGCGGGGTCGAGCGCGGCCATCCGTTGTTCGGCCCGGCTTCCGAACTTATCCGCGCCGAAGCGCTGATCCGCCTGACCGCCGAAGCACCGCTGCCCGGCGGCGTCCTCGCGCTCGGCCAGCGTCGCCCGCAGGGTTTCGATACGCGTGCGGGTTCCGAATTGCTGGGCTTCCTCGGCGCGATGCTTTCGCGCATGATCGGGCGGTGGCTGCTCCCCTAA
- a CDS encoding GDSL-type esterase/lipase family protein codes for MIGRLFAGLAIVGAMSATVQAAAPLALPDPFARFAAEIEAFERADEQLDAPPGETMFVGSSSIRLWDTSHSFPSRTALNRGFGGATTPDVLHYYEQVVGDHEPATVVVYVGENDIAAGAEPEQVVRDVSKLLARIRADEPNARIVYISMKPSPSRWALWDDMTEVNHAMAARAGAASGFDYLDVASAMLTKEGKPDASLFGLDGLHMNARGYAVWTGAVEAWLKAPRNARPIESATRTTS; via the coding sequence ATGATCGGGCGGCTTTTTGCAGGGCTGGCGATTGTGGGAGCGATGAGCGCGACGGTGCAGGCCGCCGCGCCCTTGGCCTTGCCCGATCCCTTCGCGCGCTTCGCCGCCGAGATCGAAGCCTTTGAGCGCGCCGACGAGCAACTGGATGCGCCCCCCGGCGAGACGATGTTCGTCGGCAGCTCCAGCATCCGCCTGTGGGACACATCGCACAGCTTCCCCAGCCGCACCGCGCTCAACCGCGGTTTCGGCGGCGCGACGACGCCCGACGTCCTGCACTATTATGAGCAGGTGGTGGGCGATCATGAGCCGGCGACCGTGGTGGTCTATGTCGGCGAAAACGACATCGCCGCAGGCGCCGAACCCGAGCAAGTGGTGCGCGACGTGAGCAAGTTGCTCGCCCGCATCCGCGCGGACGAGCCCAATGCGCGGATCGTCTATATCTCGATGAAGCCCAGCCCCAGCCGCTGGGCACTGTGGGACGACATGACCGAGGTCAATCACGCGATGGCCGCCCGCGCGGGGGCGGCCTCGGGTTTCGACTATCTCGACGTCGCCAGCGCGATGCTGACCAAGGAAGGCAAGCCCGACGCCAGTCTGTTCGGGCTGGACGGCCTGCACATGAATGCGCGCGGCTATGCCGTGTGGACCGGCGCGGTCGAGGCGTGGCTCAAGGCGCCGCGCAACGCCCGCCCGATCGAAAGCGCGACGCGCACCACCTCCTGA
- a CDS encoding multiheme c-type cytochrome, with protein MRTLGRQGLVAWAARCVVALSACLTLFATSPLTANEGEKPVARDYSLVRVGPAPRTQFWEDHDGVQGADSKNAGCMSCHTQSDRKTMHDSQAVVLSCTDCHGGNNKISGDPSRGPNDPAYVAARDKAHVLPRYPIAWRWPSSANPKRSYTLLNKESPEYIRFVNPSDYRVARDACGACHMEIITAAERSLMSTGAMLWGGAAYNNGILPYKNYSFGEAYTAHGEPAILKSPGAGTAVGSVTPEQKARGALPIFYPLPTWHVIPPADIFRVFERGGRVISSQFSEIGLPNPSGSIQRLEEPGRPDLKQSNRGPGTGLRTAIPVLNIHKTRLNDPFMWFMGTNDQPGDYRHSGCAGCHVVYANDREPTHSLIYAKYGRDGQTATVDPTIRDLIERPELDHHEGGGHGGGAEHGAKGGHDTATEHGSDSHSSAKGHEPAEKGHASPAAHGDHATPAHPVGAMKEKGHPIQHAFTRAIPTAQCMNCHMHQPNIFLNSYLGYTMWDYESDAPLMWPAKQKYPTAAERFAVIDRNPEAAAAIGKWSDVDFLRRVYDDVNPKAKDTQFADYHGHGWNFRAIYKRDRDGNLLDAWGKMATNGTETSHIIDPNDPEKFRKHGMGEFAPVGEQKGKAVHMMDIHAEKGMQCADCHFAQDSHGSGFLYGEVANAIEIGCKDCHGTADALPTLLTSGPAARPGGTNLALLRNPDGKRRFEWVTEANGERTLIQRSLVDPKIEWKVSLVAQSVDRGSSHFNPLAARAKLMSKNGSETGKFDWGPGVPKSERAHTEDNMACFTCHLSWTTSCGGCHLPIEANWKTTGHKYDGIESRNFATYNPQVARDEMFQIGRHQTTKGNIVAPIRSTSALVLSSTNINRERIYIQQPPISSAGYSSQAFAPHFPHTVRKTETKTCTDCHLSANDDNNAVMAQLMVLGTNFVNFVGMNAWTGLEHGIEAVRVTEWSEPQAVIGSYLHKYAYPDWYKAHQDHNRELIEWKRGTRFGNKFSGEDDSIEEFANTTHPTPDAARCLQLRGEYMFTAQGRGGFEVYDVASIANKGTSQRILTAPFSPLGHNTTVKSKNATCMALPTGQAISTQRNDQITKFYPENQEQKMAELYRYAFVTDSEEGLIVVNVETLADGDPRNNFLKRSATWNDGNVLKGARHITIGGNYAYIAADAGMVVVDISDPIRPKLAATVPLRDARASALQFRYLWVTTADGLQLIDVTHLDKPVLTPAIFPLADARRVYLARTYAYVAAKNDGLVIVDIRKPLAPQLYMKVGFDGKLNDAEDVIVGTTNASLFAYVADGRNGLKVIQLTSPDSQPNFYGFSPAPKPELIAWVKTTSPALALSKGLDRDRGVDESGNQIAIFGRLGSRPFHRSEMEKLFLDSRGNPWKVSDTPTFADWLPAKASGSATARRR; from the coding sequence ATGCGAACTTTGGGGCGACAGGGACTGGTGGCTTGGGCGGCGCGATGCGTGGTCGCGCTCTCGGCGTGCCTGACGTTGTTCGCCACTTCTCCGCTGACCGCGAACGAGGGCGAGAAGCCCGTCGCACGCGATTACAGCCTCGTCCGCGTCGGCCCCGCCCCGCGCACCCAGTTCTGGGAAGATCATGACGGCGTCCAGGGCGCCGACAGCAAGAATGCCGGCTGCATGTCGTGTCACACGCAGAGCGATCGCAAGACGATGCACGACAGCCAGGCGGTGGTGCTCAGCTGCACCGACTGCCACGGCGGCAACAACAAGATTTCGGGCGATCCTTCGCGCGGGCCGAACGACCCGGCCTATGTCGCCGCGCGCGACAAGGCGCACGTTTTGCCCCGCTATCCGATCGCCTGGCGTTGGCCCTCCTCGGCCAATCCGAAGCGCAGCTACACGCTGCTGAACAAGGAATCGCCCGAATATATCCGCTTCGTGAACCCGTCCGACTATCGCGTCGCGCGCGATGCCTGCGGCGCGTGCCACATGGAGATCATCACCGCCGCCGAACGATCGCTGATGTCGACCGGCGCGATGCTGTGGGGCGGTGCGGCCTATAATAACGGCATCCTGCCCTACAAGAATTACAGCTTCGGCGAGGCTTATACCGCGCATGGCGAACCCGCGATCCTGAAGTCGCCCGGCGCTGGCACCGCGGTCGGATCGGTCACGCCCGAACAGAAGGCGCGCGGCGCCCTCCCCATCTTCTATCCGCTGCCGACCTGGCACGTGATTCCGCCGGCCGACATCTTCCGCGTGTTCGAACGCGGCGGCCGCGTGATCAGCAGCCAATTCTCCGAAATCGGCCTGCCCAATCCGTCGGGCAGCATCCAGCGCCTTGAGGAACCGGGCCGCCCCGACCTGAAGCAGTCGAACCGCGGCCCCGGCACCGGCCTGCGCACCGCCATTCCGGTCCTGAACATCCACAAGACCCGCCTCAACGATCCGTTCATGTGGTTCATGGGCACCAATGATCAGCCGGGCGACTATCGCCATTCGGGCTGCGCGGGCTGCCACGTCGTCTATGCCAATGATCGTGAGCCGACCCACAGCCTGATCTACGCCAAATATGGCCGCGACGGGCAGACCGCGACGGTCGATCCGACGATCCGCGACCTCATCGAGCGCCCCGAACTCGACCACCACGAGGGCGGCGGTCATGGCGGTGGCGCAGAGCACGGCGCCAAGGGCGGCCATGATACGGCCACCGAACATGGCAGCGATTCGCATTCGTCGGCCAAGGGGCATGAACCCGCCGAAAAGGGCCATGCCAGCCCCGCGGCGCATGGCGATCATGCGACCCCGGCCCACCCGGTCGGCGCGATGAAGGAAAAGGGTCACCCGATCCAGCACGCCTTCACCCGCGCCATCCCGACCGCGCAGTGCATGAACTGCCACATGCACCAGCCCAACATCTTCCTGAACAGCTACCTCGGCTACACGATGTGGGATTATGAATCCGACGCGCCGTTGATGTGGCCGGCCAAGCAGAAATATCCGACCGCGGCCGAGCGTTTCGCGGTGATCGACCGCAATCCCGAAGCCGCCGCCGCCATCGGCAAATGGTCCGACGTCGATTTCCTGCGCCGCGTCTATGACGATGTGAACCCGAAGGCGAAGGACACCCAGTTCGCCGACTATCACGGCCACGGCTGGAACTTCCGTGCGATCTACAAGCGCGATCGCGACGGCAATCTGCTCGACGCCTGGGGCAAGATGGCGACCAACGGGACCGAAACGTCGCACATCATCGACCCCAACGATCCCGAGAAATTCCGCAAGCACGGCATGGGCGAGTTTGCCCCCGTCGGCGAGCAGAAGGGCAAGGCGGTCCACATGATGGACATCCACGCCGAAAAGGGCATGCAGTGCGCCGATTGCCACTTCGCGCAGGACAGCCACGGCAGCGGCTTCCTCTATGGCGAAGTCGCCAATGCGATCGAGATCGGGTGTAAGGACTGCCACGGCACCGCCGATGCGCTCCCCACCCTGCTCACCTCGGGTCCGGCGGCGCGTCCGGGCGGCACCAACCTCGCCCTGCTGCGCAACCCCGACGGCAAGCGCCGCTTCGAGTGGGTGACCGAGGCGAATGGCGAACGCACGCTGATCCAGCGCTCGCTGGTCGATCCGAAGATCGAGTGGAAGGTTTCGCTGGTTGCCCAGTCGGTCGATCGCGGCAGCAGCCACTTCAATCCGCTGGCCGCCCGCGCCAAGCTGATGTCGAAGAACGGCTCGGAAACCGGCAAATTCGATTGGGGTCCGGGCGTTCCGAAGTCGGAGCGCGCGCACACCGAAGACAATATGGCGTGCTTCACCTGCCACCTGTCGTGGACCACGTCGTGCGGCGGCTGCCACCTGCCGATCGAGGCGAACTGGAAGACGACCGGCCACAAATATGACGGCATCGAGAGCCGCAACTTCGCGACCTACAACCCGCAGGTCGCGCGCGACGAGATGTTCCAGATCGGCCGGCACCAGACCACGAAGGGCAATATCGTCGCCCCGATCCGCTCGACCTCGGCGCTGGTCCTCTCGTCGACCAACATCAACCGCGAGCGCATCTATATCCAGCAGCCGCCAATCTCGTCGGCGGGCTATTCGAGCCAGGCCTTCGCCCCGCACTTCCCGCACACGGTGCGCAAGACCGAGACGAAGACCTGCACCGACTGCCATCTCAGCGCGAATGACGACAACAACGCCGTCATGGCGCAGCTGATGGTGCTGGGCACCAACTTCGTGAACTTCGTCGGCATGAACGCCTGGACCGGGCTGGAACATGGCATCGAGGCGGTGCGCGTGACCGAGTGGAGCGAGCCGCAGGCCGTTATCGGTAGCTACCTGCATAAGTACGCCTATCCCGACTGGTACAAGGCGCATCAGGACCACAATCGCGAGCTGATCGAGTGGAAGCGCGGCACCCGCTTCGGCAACAAATTCTCGGGTGAGGATGACTCGATCGAGGAGTTCGCCAACACGACCCACCCGACGCCCGATGCGGCGCGCTGCCTGCAGCTGCGCGGCGAATATATGTTCACCGCGCAGGGCCGTGGCGGGTTCGAGGTCTATGACGTCGCGTCGATCGCCAACAAGGGCACGTCGCAGCGTATCCTGACCGCGCCCTTCTCCCCGCTTGGCCACAACACCACGGTCAAGTCGAAGAATGCGACCTGCATGGCGCTGCCCACCGGCCAGGCGATCAGCACCCAGCGCAACGATCAGATCACCAAGTTCTACCCCGAGAACCAGGAACAGAAGATGGCGGAGCTGTATCGCTACGCCTTCGTCACGGACTCGGAAGAAGGGCTGATCGTCGTCAATGTCGAAACGCTGGCCGATGGTGATCCGCGCAACAACTTCCTGAAGCGCTCGGCGACCTGGAATGATGGCAACGTGCTCAAGGGTGCCCGCCACATCACGATCGGCGGCAATTACGCTTATATCGCGGCCGATGCGGGCATGGTCGTGGTCGACATCAGCGATCCGATCCGTCCGAAGCTGGCCGCGACGGTGCCGCTGCGCGATGCGCGCGCCTCGGCGCTCCAGTTCCGCTATCTGTGGGTGACGACGGCGGATGGCCTCCAGCTGATCGACGTCACGCATCTCGACAAGCCGGTGCTGACGCCCGCCATCTTCCCGCTGGCCGATGCGCGCCGCGTCTATCTGGCGCGCACCTATGCCTATGTCGCGGCGAAAAATGACGGCCTCGTCATCGTCGACATCCGCAAGCCGCTGGCGCCGCAGCTCTACATGAAGGTCGGTTTCGACGGTAAGCTGAACGATGCCGAGGACGTGATCGTCGGCACCACCAACGCCTCGCTCTTCGCTTATGTCGCGGACGGGCGGAACGGCCTGAAGGTGATCCAGCTGACCAGCCCGGACAGCCAGCCCAACTTCTACGGCTTCTCGCCCGCGCCCAAGCCCGAACTGATCGCCTGGGTGAAGACCACCTCCCCCGCGCTCGCGCTGTCCAAGGGCCTCGATCGCGATCGCGGCGTCGACGAAAGCGGCAACCAGATCGCAATCTTCGGCCGCCTTGGCTCGCGCCCCTTCCACCGCAGCGAGATGGAAAAGCTGTTCCTCGACAGCCGCGGCAACCCGTGGAAGGTCAGCGACACGCCTACGTTTGCGGACTGGCTGCCGGCGAAGGCAAGCGGATCGGCGACCGCGCGCAGGCGCTAA
- a CDS encoding tyrosine recombinase XerC — MAAPLNLDDHPARLVAAEWADHLRRDRRRSDHTVRAYAATAHRLIAFLGRHRGQIIDGDLLAGLDKGDLRAFLAERRGEGLSNVSAARELSAVRAFLDFAGGKARVKGPRIKKGVPRPVTPADIAAIAEDAVESAAEPWIAARDEAVLLLLYGAGLRIGEAVGLTGDALPLGDRLSVTGKRGKTRIVPLLPPVREAVERYAALCPYGYADKEILFRGAKGGPLAPDLIRRAVRAARVRLGLDGRTTPHALRHSFATHLLGRGADLRSLQELLGHASLSSTQVYTGVDAAHLMDVYRNAHPRA; from the coding sequence GTGGCTGCTCCCCTAAATCTTGATGATCATCCCGCGCGCCTCGTGGCGGCGGAATGGGCCGATCATCTGCGCCGCGACCGGCGGCGATCCGATCATACTGTCCGTGCTTATGCGGCGACCGCGCATCGTCTGATCGCGTTCCTCGGGCGGCATCGCGGGCAGATCATCGATGGCGATCTTCTGGCCGGTCTCGACAAAGGCGACCTGCGCGCCTTCCTGGCCGAACGGCGCGGGGAGGGGCTGTCCAATGTCTCCGCCGCGCGCGAGTTGTCCGCCGTGCGCGCCTTCCTCGATTTTGCCGGGGGCAAGGCGCGCGTGAAGGGGCCGCGGATCAAGAAGGGCGTGCCGCGCCCCGTCACCCCCGCCGACATCGCCGCGATCGCCGAGGATGCGGTCGAAAGCGCCGCCGAACCCTGGATCGCGGCGCGCGACGAGGCGGTGCTGCTGCTGCTCTACGGCGCGGGTCTGCGCATTGGCGAGGCGGTGGGCCTGACCGGCGACGCGCTACCGCTGGGCGATCGGCTGTCGGTGACGGGCAAGCGCGGCAAGACGCGGATCGTGCCGCTGCTCCCGCCGGTGCGCGAGGCGGTCGAGCGTTACGCCGCGCTCTGCCCCTATGGCTATGCCGACAAGGAAATCCTGTTCCGCGGTGCCAAGGGCGGTCCGCTCGCCCCCGACCTGATCCGCCGCGCCGTCCGCGCCGCGCGTGTGCGTTTGGGCTTGGACGGCCGCACCACGCCCCATGCGCTGCGCCACAGCTTCGCGACGCATCTGCTGGGGCGGGGAGCGGATCTACGCTCGCTGCAGGAACTGCTTGGCCATGCGAGTCTGTCGTCGACGCAGGTCTATACGGGCGTGGATGCGGCGCATCTGATGGACGTGTATCGCAACGCGCATCCGCGGGCTTAG
- the fsa gene encoding fructose-6-phosphate aldolase yields the protein MKFFVDTADTTDIAEMAATGLLDGVTTNPSLIAKSGRKFVEVIADICKLTTGPVSAEVVALDHATMMKEAEVLRKIADNVCIKVPLTIDGLKTCKALSDDGTMVNVTLCFSANQALLAGKAGAAFISPFVGRHDDIGFDGMDLIADIRQIYDNYDFGTEILVASVRHPVHILQAAKIGADVMTAPPAVIRALFNHPLTEKGIAGFMADWAKTGQSIL from the coding sequence ATGAAGTTCTTCGTCGACACGGCCGATACCACCGACATCGCTGAAATGGCGGCCACCGGCCTGCTCGACGGCGTGACGACCAACCCGTCGCTGATCGCCAAATCGGGCCGCAAGTTCGTCGAGGTGATCGCGGACATCTGCAAGCTGACCACCGGCCCGGTTTCGGCCGAAGTCGTCGCGCTTGATCATGCGACGATGATGAAGGAAGCCGAAGTTCTGCGGAAGATCGCCGACAATGTCTGCATCAAGGTGCCGCTGACGATCGACGGGCTGAAGACCTGCAAGGCTCTGTCGGATGACGGCACGATGGTGAACGTCACGCTCTGCTTCTCGGCGAACCAGGCGCTGCTGGCGGGCAAGGCGGGCGCAGCCTTCATCTCGCCCTTCGTCGGCCGCCACGACGATATCGGTTTCGACGGCATGGATCTGATCGCCGACATCCGCCAGATCTATGACAATTACGATTTCGGCACCGAAATCCTGGTCGCGAGCGTGCGTCACCCGGTCCACATCCTGCAGGCCGCCAAGATCGGCGCCGACGTGATGACCGCGCCGCCCGCCGTGATCCGCGCGCTGTTCAACCATCCGCTGACCGAGAAGGGCATTGCCGGCTTCATGGCCGACTGGGCCAAGACGGGGCAGAGCATTTTGTAA
- a CDS encoding SDR family NAD(P)-dependent oxidoreductase, producing the protein MRYSGKTVMITGGAQGIGEAAARGFVQEGAAAVIADLDIDRATALAADLGRAIAVEVDVRDRDAIDACVAAADAAFGGVDILINCAALHNFTYGQPTLKLDIAKWRDMLDVNVVGIVNAVAAAQPSMQRRGGGVVVNLASINAYIGLSAYGVSKLAVRGLTSAMAGELAPDNIRVVGIAPGMVDSESVMAELPQHHRDALINQMQLIKRQGRREDIVNAFLFFCSDQASFITGETIIIGGGYPALP; encoded by the coding sequence ATGCGATATTCGGGCAAGACCGTGATGATCACGGGTGGTGCGCAGGGCATTGGCGAGGCGGCGGCGCGCGGCTTCGTTCAGGAAGGCGCGGCGGCGGTGATCGCCGATCTCGATATCGACCGGGCGACGGCGCTGGCCGCCGATCTGGGGCGTGCGATCGCGGTGGAGGTCGACGTGCGCGATCGCGACGCGATCGATGCGTGTGTCGCGGCGGCGGATGCGGCCTTCGGCGGGGTCGATATCCTCATCAACTGCGCGGCGCTCCACAATTTCACCTATGGGCAGCCGACGCTGAAGCTCGACATCGCGAAGTGGCGCGACATGCTCGACGTCAACGTCGTCGGCATCGTCAATGCGGTCGCGGCGGCGCAACCTTCGATGCAGCGGCGGGGCGGGGGCGTGGTCGTCAACCTCGCCAGCATCAACGCCTATATCGGCTTGAGCGCCTATGGCGTGTCGAAACTGGCGGTGCGCGGCCTGACATCGGCAATGGCGGGGGAGCTGGCGCCCGACAATATCCGCGTCGTCGGCATCGCGCCGGGGATGGTGGATTCGGAATCGGTGATGGCCGAACTGCCCCAGCATCATCGCGACGCGCTGATCAATCAGATGCAGCTGATCAAGCGGCAGGGGCGGCGCGAGGATATCGTCAACGCCTTCCTGTTCTTCTGTTCCGATCAGGCGAGTTTCATCACCGGCGAGACGATCATCATCGGCGGCGGCTACCCCGCTTTGCCGTGA